In one window of Chloroflexota bacterium DNA:
- the ruvB gene encoding Holliday junction branch migration DNA helicase RuvB — MTIERVGSAEVLEEERTLEATVRPRRLDEFAGQERIKENLAILIDAARQRQEPVDHILLYGPPGLGKTTLATIVAAELGAQLRTTSGPAIERAGDLAAILTGLQRGDVLFIDEIHRLSHVVEEVLYPAMEDFVLDIVLGKGPGARTVRLQIEPITVIGATTRVGSITGPLRDRFGVTHRLDYYIDADLVTILHRSAGILDIPLDDEAAELIARRSRGTPRIANRLLKRVRDYAQVRGDGDGRATAAASEAALGLLDIDERGLDTLDRQLLTAIAEHHGGGPVGLQTMAATISEPVETIEDVVEPYLIQAGLLARTSRGRQLTPGAWAHLGLTPPAEPAPVGADQRGLFD; from the coding sequence ATGACCATCGAACGGGTCGGCAGCGCGGAGGTGCTCGAGGAGGAGCGGACGCTCGAGGCCACCGTTCGGCCGCGCCGCCTGGACGAGTTCGCCGGGCAGGAACGGATCAAGGAGAACTTGGCCATCCTCATCGACGCCGCGCGCCAGCGGCAGGAGCCGGTCGACCACATCCTGCTCTACGGCCCGCCGGGGCTGGGCAAGACGACCCTGGCCACCATCGTGGCCGCCGAGCTGGGGGCCCAGCTGCGAACGACGTCGGGACCGGCCATCGAGCGGGCCGGCGACCTGGCCGCCATCCTGACCGGCCTGCAGCGCGGGGACGTCCTGTTCATCGACGAGATCCATCGCCTGTCGCACGTGGTCGAGGAGGTCCTGTATCCGGCCATGGAGGACTTCGTGCTCGACATCGTGCTGGGCAAGGGCCCGGGGGCGCGGACCGTGCGGCTGCAGATCGAGCCGATCACAGTCATCGGCGCCACCACTCGGGTGGGGAGCATCACCGGACCGCTGCGCGACAGGTTCGGGGTCACCCATCGGCTGGACTACTACATCGATGCCGACCTGGTCACCATCCTCCACCGCAGCGCCGGCATCCTCGACATTCCGTTGGATGACGAAGCAGCGGAGCTCATCGCGCGCCGGAGTCGCGGCACGCCGCGGATCGCCAACCGGCTCCTCAAGCGGGTCCGCGATTACGCCCAGGTGCGGGGCGACGGGGACGGGCGGGCCACGGCCGCGGCGTCGGAGGCGGCGTTGGGGCTGCTGGACATCGACGAGCGCGGCCTGGACACCCTGGACCGCCAGCTGCTGACCGCGATTGCCGAACACCACGGGGGAGGTCCGGTGGGCCTGCAGACCATGGCGGCCACCATCAGTGAGCCGGTGGAGACGATCGAAGACGTGGTGGAGCCGTACCTCATCCAGGCCGGGCTACTGGCCCGAACGTCGCGCGGGCGACAGCTGACCCCCGGCGCCTGGGCCCATCTGGGGCTGACGCCACCCGCCGAGCCGGCCCCCGTGGGGGCCGATCAGCGGGGCCTTTTCGACTAG